A genomic window from Cloacibacillus evryensis DSM 19522 includes:
- a CDS encoding NAD(P)-binding domain-containing protein produces the protein MAVDLTLGFIGTGGITSFLVRGLCSAPEFTGRVILSVHKNRGKAEELKELFPERITICESNQEVADSSDVVFIAVLPQQHEAVAGAVKFKPEHRVVHITGGVKLEDSRSLYAPAARAVRAIPLPFAAMRMGPVLFYGDDPVCRELLAMLGSIVEVRAESELEVLGPVTGMMVPYYALIAEYVKWGTAKGLLFKTALDYAGYMNEALSSFMRTHCTEDVETFLIDNSTPGGVNELGLKLLREGDAYSSWSKTLDALYVRYNSMGKNGVAGDTR, from the coding sequence ATGGCAGTGGATCTGACACTTGGTTTTATCGGCACCGGCGGCATAACTTCTTTTCTTGTGCGCGGGCTTTGTTCCGCGCCGGAATTTACAGGGAGGGTCATTCTTTCGGTGCATAAAAACCGCGGGAAGGCGGAGGAGCTGAAAGAGCTTTTCCCGGAGCGGATAACGATATGCGAGTCCAACCAGGAGGTCGCCGATTCGTCCGACGTCGTCTTCATCGCGGTGCTTCCGCAGCAGCATGAGGCGGTCGCGGGAGCGGTGAAATTCAAACCCGAACACCGCGTCGTCCATATCACGGGCGGCGTCAAACTTGAAGATTCGCGCAGCCTCTACGCCCCCGCGGCGAGGGCGGTGCGGGCGATCCCCCTGCCCTTTGCCGCTATGAGGATGGGCCCCGTGCTCTTCTACGGTGATGACCCCGTCTGCCGCGAACTGCTGGCGATGCTCGGCTCGATCGTCGAGGTGCGGGCGGAGAGCGAGCTTGAGGTGCTTGGCCCGGTGACTGGCATGATGGTGCCGTATTACGCCCTGATCGCCGAATATGTGAAATGGGGGACGGCAAAGGGGCTTTTGTTCAAGACCGCGCTCGACTACGCCGGCTACATGAATGAGGCGCTGTCTTCATTTATGCGCACGCACTGCACGGAGGACGTCGAAACATTCCTGATCGACAATTCTACGCCGGGGGGAGTCAACGAACTCGGCCTGAAGCTGCTTCGCGAGGGCGACGCCTATTCTTCCTGGTCAAAGACGCTCGACGCGCTCTACGTCCGTTACAATTCAATGGGCAAAAACGGCGTGGCCGGCGATACGCGGTAG
- a CDS encoding sensor domain-containing diguanylate cyclase, with protein MCINKETVAKKGAFAAVFLGTLMIVLAIGAAYVNNKFKMECAQMEQLVVIKSNKVNDVLCKLLYKTQVLSALVIQNNGGIRDFEKVAATIVDDPAIRNVILAPGGVVKKVYPLKGNEGVIGLDYFSAGKGNIEALQAKNGKRLVLGGPFDLVQGGQALVGRLPVYTGRDSVEEKFWGLVSVTLNYPEALNGAELDQLKAQGFAFEIWRINPDDGKRQVIAHSSYLYDKGANYVEKPLTILNAEWYFRLSPIRRFYQYPETWMFFFAGLLVSWLIASLVGHNHDLKKIKVELEELTGMDLLTGTLNRRGLFKELGALMGVPGTEFILCYIDLDKFKEVNDSYGHMVGDRVLKHVAAVIGRRIDAGSIFARIGGDEFVLIFKDTDDREMVKAFFDKIAGELLDSLNIAPNGDRLDITFSMGMAAYPSQAKDIDGLIGVADRAMYKDKKQG; from the coding sequence TTGTGTATAAATAAAGAGACCGTAGCTAAAAAAGGCGCCTTTGCCGCTGTTTTTCTCGGCACGCTGATGATCGTGCTCGCCATCGGAGCCGCCTATGTGAACAACAAGTTCAAGATGGAATGTGCCCAGATGGAGCAGCTCGTCGTCATCAAATCCAATAAAGTGAACGACGTCCTCTGCAAACTGCTGTACAAAACGCAGGTCCTCTCCGCGCTTGTGATACAGAACAACGGCGGGATAAGGGACTTCGAGAAAGTGGCCGCCACCATCGTAGACGACCCCGCGATCAGGAACGTCATCCTGGCCCCGGGCGGCGTCGTGAAAAAGGTCTATCCGCTCAAGGGCAATGAGGGCGTGATCGGCCTTGACTATTTTTCCGCAGGCAAGGGCAACATTGAGGCGCTGCAGGCTAAGAACGGGAAGCGCCTCGTACTCGGCGGCCCCTTTGACCTCGTGCAGGGGGGACAGGCCCTTGTCGGCAGGCTTCCAGTCTATACCGGCAGGGATAGCGTCGAGGAGAAGTTCTGGGGCCTCGTCTCCGTCACTCTTAACTACCCGGAGGCGCTGAACGGCGCGGAACTTGACCAGTTGAAGGCCCAGGGCTTTGCTTTCGAGATATGGCGGATAAACCCCGACGACGGAAAAAGGCAGGTCATCGCCCACAGCAGCTATCTGTACGACAAAGGCGCGAATTACGTTGAAAAACCGCTCACCATCCTCAACGCGGAGTGGTACTTCCGGCTCTCGCCGATAAGGCGCTTCTACCAGTACCCGGAGACGTGGATGTTCTTCTTCGCGGGGCTGCTCGTGAGCTGGCTTATCGCCTCCCTCGTGGGGCATAATCACGACCTTAAAAAGATCAAAGTGGAACTGGAAGAGCTGACGGGCATGGACCTTCTCACCGGCACGCTGAACCGCCGCGGGCTTTTCAAAGAGCTGGGCGCGCTCATGGGCGTGCCGGGCACCGAGTTTATCCTCTGCTACATCGACCTCGATAAATTTAAAGAAGTGAATGATTCCTACGGACACATGGTGGGGGACAGAGTCCTTAAACACGTCGCCGCCGTTATCGGCCGCCGTATTGACGCGGGCAGCATTTTTGCGCGGATCGGCGGCGATGAGTTCGTCCTGATCTTTAAGGATACCGACGACCGCGAAATGGTCAAAGCCTTCTTTGATAAGATCGCCGGTGAGCTGCTTGATTCATTAAATATAGCTCCCAACGGAGACAGGCTCGATATAACATTCAGCATGGGAATGGCGGCATATCCCTCGCAGGCAAAAGATATCGACGGATTGATAGGCGTCGCCGACCGCGCGATGTATAAAGATAAAAAACAGGGATAA
- the preA gene encoding NAD-dependent dihydropyrimidine dehydrogenase subunit PreA: MRENLRTNFLGVEMPNPFMLASAPPARDRDMIDRAFQAGWGGAVIKTLTQYTGEEGSEIRDVSPRIFPIRGSGGVFKNVVFGYMNIELTSQKTNEESCEDISFLKKRWPDRAVIASILYGHAPIKEKWQRAAADCELAGADAIELNFSCPHGCSEIGSGVSIGGNPAKIREIIGWVKEATRLPLITKLTALSDIVYAAALSEECGADAICAINTISSMPGIDLETFRPRMNAGGVGTAGGLSGHMIKPIALRSVLEIARAVKIPVSGSGGIYDWREAAEFILAGASTLQICSAVMEQGYGIIGGLCNGLSAYMERMGFKDIDAFRGRALGSIVHHADIDRGRLFKPYLDIMKCSCCGKCAVSCRDAGYQAITLSRGGVRIELERCTGCGLCYGLCPNEALTPVETRV, from the coding sequence ATGAGAGAGAATCTTCGCACCAATTTCCTCGGAGTAGAAATGCCAAATCCATTTATGCTCGCCTCCGCGCCGCCGGCGCGCGACCGCGATATGATCGACCGCGCCTTTCAGGCCGGCTGGGGCGGCGCGGTGATCAAGACGCTGACACAGTACACGGGCGAGGAGGGCAGCGAGATAAGGGACGTCTCGCCGCGCATCTTCCCCATCCGCGGGAGCGGCGGCGTTTTCAAAAACGTGGTTTTCGGATATATGAATATCGAACTGACTTCTCAGAAGACAAACGAGGAATCCTGCGAAGACATCTCTTTTTTGAAAAAACGGTGGCCTGACCGCGCCGTCATCGCAAGCATCCTCTACGGACACGCGCCGATCAAGGAGAAGTGGCAGCGCGCCGCGGCGGACTGCGAGCTTGCGGGCGCAGACGCGATAGAGCTCAATTTTTCCTGCCCCCACGGGTGCAGCGAGATCGGCAGCGGCGTCAGCATCGGCGGCAATCCCGCGAAGATCAGGGAGATAATCGGCTGGGTAAAAGAGGCGACCAGGCTGCCGCTCATCACGAAGCTCACCGCGCTATCGGACATCGTCTACGCCGCGGCGCTCTCGGAGGAGTGCGGGGCCGACGCGATCTGCGCCATCAATACTATAAGCTCGATGCCCGGCATAGATCTTGAGACTTTCCGCCCGCGCATGAACGCCGGCGGCGTCGGCACCGCGGGCGGCCTTTCGGGGCATATGATAAAACCGATCGCGCTGCGTTCCGTGCTGGAGATCGCGCGTGCCGTGAAGATACCGGTATCCGGCAGCGGCGGGATCTATGACTGGCGCGAGGCCGCCGAGTTCATCCTCGCCGGAGCCTCCACCCTGCAAATATGTTCCGCGGTCATGGAGCAGGGCTACGGCATTATCGGCGGGCTCTGCAACGGACTGTCCGCCTATATGGAGCGTATGGGCTTCAAGGATATAGACGCCTTTCGCGGCAGGGCGCTGGGCAGCATCGTCCACCACGCCGACATAGACAGGGGGCGTCTATTTAAGCCCTACCTGGACATTATGAAATGCAGCTGCTGCGGCAAATGCGCCGTCAGCTGCCGCGACGCCGGTTATCAGGCGATAACGCTTTCGCGCGGCGGTGTACGCATCGAGCTTGAAAGGTGTACCGGCTGCGGCCTGTGTTACGGGCTCTGCCCCAACGAGGCGCTGACTCCGGTCGAGACACGCGTCTAG